In Ignavibacteriota bacterium, one genomic interval encodes:
- a CDS encoding TonB-dependent receptor, protein MKLILTALFFIINYSFFAQGNVSLNALNGIVIDSQTNEPLPFANIAVLNSTIGTTTNEKGFFSLALKDENSTFIISYVGYNSLTVFSENFNKTTLNIFTLTPKNINLQEVTIFANNLSTEELTQLSNISMQSEIIREISSGMPDILRSVQSLPGVVVNNEFKADFNVRGGNQDENLVLVNGTQVYEPYHIKEAENASVGVFNVDLMKKVDIITGGFPAKYGDKMSSVLNIEYREGSKEKYSGAASLSLAYVDGYFEGPISEKSSFIFGFRKSYLEYILSMIDYEEIKTVKPSFYDIQGVLSYQISPKSKLLFEFIHAGDDFTYNPERIYSSKIESEKNNADYLSSLLDVKSKNILSSKMLLNFEISYYSQLDDENRLFNRFEDINNNRYDSIQTIRNTFDKLKINTFEIKTDLSNQVNSIYEIQSGINFQNIYYKQNSADLWTYIAKFKNVSNSKYDTLQRNGDFGLKEPIDANSFKLSGYIENILSLTNSITLNIGGRVDYFDINKDLTFSPRINTAFKLNDGSVLKAAWGYFYQSPIYAQLSSSASSDTNTQSQKSIHYILGFEKQLNISPNSYMKFKLETYYKDYNNLISSQFGVFERLTYSRENDAKGNAKGFDVYAILNSNWFYGWLSYGYLDAKEDKFDDNIGEYPRYTNQTHTISVVSNFDLGNSWSISLKGYYGSGFPYTPKTAVKDEATGIWDWHSGKTHSANLPAYKRVDFRMSKIFNFTSFKMNVFLDISNTLNFKNVQRYEFGNPGLTKPVAEEILLWPIIPSIGIRVEF, encoded by the coding sequence TTGAAACTAATATTAACAGCATTATTCTTCATCATAAATTATTCTTTTTTTGCGCAGGGTAATGTTAGTCTAAATGCGCTAAACGGCATTGTAATTGATTCACAAACAAATGAGCCCCTTCCCTTTGCAAATATTGCTGTGTTAAATTCTACAATAGGAACAACCACAAATGAAAAAGGATTTTTTTCACTTGCATTGAAAGATGAAAACTCGACTTTTATTATTAGTTATGTGGGTTATAATTCGCTTACAGTATTTTCTGAAAATTTTAATAAAACCACTTTAAATATTTTTACGTTAACTCCCAAAAATATTAATCTGCAGGAAGTTACAATTTTTGCGAATAATTTAAGTACAGAAGAACTAACTCAACTAAGCAATATATCAATGCAGTCGGAAATAATTAGAGAAATTTCTTCCGGAATGCCCGATATACTTCGTTCAGTTCAATCGCTACCCGGTGTTGTTGTTAACAACGAATTTAAAGCCGATTTTAATGTAAGAGGCGGAAACCAGGATGAAAATTTGGTATTAGTAAATGGGACACAAGTCTATGAACCTTATCATATAAAAGAAGCCGAAAATGCGAGTGTTGGAGTTTTTAACGTTGACCTTATGAAAAAAGTTGACATAATAACCGGCGGATTTCCCGCAAAATACGGTGACAAAATGAGTTCCGTACTTAACATTGAGTACAGAGAAGGCAGTAAAGAAAAATATTCCGGCGCCGCCTCTTTAAGTTTAGCATATGTTGACGGATATTTTGAAGGACCAATTTCCGAAAAAAGTTCATTCATATTTGGTTTTAGAAAAAGTTACCTTGAATATATTCTTTCAATGATTGATTATGAGGAAATAAAAACCGTTAAACCTTCATTTTATGATATTCAGGGTGTACTTTCTTATCAGATTTCACCAAAAAGTAAATTGCTATTTGAATTTATTCATGCGGGAGATGATTTTACTTACAATCCCGAAAGAATATACTCATCAAAAATTGAGTCAGAGAAAAACAACGCGGATTATTTAAGTTCATTGCTTGATGTAAAAAGTAAGAATATACTTTCTTCAAAAATGCTTCTGAATTTTGAAATATCTTATTACAGTCAGCTCGACGATGAAAATAGATTATTTAATAGATTTGAAGATATAAACAATAATAGGTATGATAGTATACAGACAATAAGAAATACATTTGATAAGCTCAAAATCAATACATTTGAAATTAAAACTGATTTATCAAACCAAGTTAATTCTATTTATGAAATTCAAAGCGGTATAAATTTTCAGAATATTTATTATAAACAAAATTCAGCAGACCTTTGGACATATATTGCAAAATTCAAAAATGTTAGTAATTCAAAATATGATACTTTACAAAGAAATGGTGATTTTGGATTAAAAGAACCGATAGACGCAAATTCATTTAAACTTTCGGGATACATAGAGAATATTTTATCATTAACAAATTCAATTACATTGAATATTGGTGGAAGAGTTGACTATTTTGATATTAATAAAGATTTGACTTTTAGTCCCAGAATAAATACAGCTTTTAAATTAAATGATGGCTCAGTATTAAAAGCAGCATGGGGATATTTTTATCAATCACCAATTTACGCGCAGCTCTCATCTTCGGCTTCATCTGACACAAATACTCAATCACAAAAATCAATACACTATATTTTAGGCTTTGAGAAACAGTTAAATATAAGTCCTAATTCTTACATGAAATTCAAATTGGAAACATACTACAAAGATTATAATAATTTAATTTCATCGCAATTTGGTGTATTTGAAAGATTGACTTATTCAAGAGAAAATGATGCAAAAGGAAACGCAAAAGGTTTTGATGTATACGCAATCTTAAATTCTAATTGGTTTTACGGCTGGTTAAGTTATGGTTATCTTGACGCGAAAGAAGATAAGTTTGATGATAATATTGGTGAATATCCAAGATATACAAATCAGACTCATACAATTTCAGTAGTTTCAAATTTTGATCTTGGTAATAGTTGGAGCATAAGTCTAAAAGGATATTACGGAAGCGGATTTCCGTATACGCCTAAAACCGCTGTTAAAGATGAAGCTACAGGAATTTGGGACTGGCATTCGGGAAAAACTCATTCTGCCAATTTACCTGCTTACAAAAGAGTTGATTTCAGGATGAGTAAAATTTTTAATTTCACCAGTTTCAAAATGAATGTGTTTTTAGATATCAGTAACACACTAAACTTTAAAAACGTACAGCGTTATGAATTCGGAAATCCCGGTTTAACAAAACCAGTTGCGGAAGAAATACTTCTTTGGCCGATTATTCCATCCATAGGAATTAGAGTAGAATTTTAG
- a CDS encoding TetR/AcrR family transcriptional regulator, which produces MKKTKEEAELTKNQILKVAIKVFIKNGFSATRLEDIAKEANVTRGAIYHYFANKRDILLAIHQNNGERIQKIINNIIEEEKDPIKILKNGFLRVYDHFENDEDFKEVEELFFKIEFASIIQHDEILRNCFHNDLKSHKNKILEIIKRGQKEKKIRKDIDAENLSIIIMTFHLGLSMVWFKGIMELSIRQMAEFQIEVLLNGIQVKNKTIKN; this is translated from the coding sequence ATGAAAAAAACTAAAGAAGAAGCGGAGTTAACGAAAAATCAAATTCTAAAAGTTGCGATAAAAGTATTTATCAAAAACGGCTTCAGCGCAACAAGGTTAGAAGATATTGCAAAGGAAGCAAATGTAACGCGCGGTGCAATTTATCATTACTTTGCTAACAAACGAGATATTCTGCTGGCAATTCATCAAAACAATGGTGAAAGAATTCAAAAAATAATTAATAATATCATAGAAGAAGAAAAAGATCCGATTAAAATTTTGAAGAATGGATTTTTAAGAGTGTATGATCATTTTGAAAATGACGAAGATTTTAAAGAAGTTGAAGAGTTATTTTTTAAAATTGAATTTGCGTCAATTATTCAGCATGATGAAATTTTGAGAAACTGTTTTCATAATGATTTGAAATCACATAAAAATAAAATTTTGGAAATAATTAAAAGAGGACAGAAAGAAAAAAAAATAAGAAAGGATATTGATGCAGAAAATCTTTCAATTATTATAATGACTTTCCATTTGGGCTTATCAATGGTATGGTTCAAAGGAATAATGGAGCTTTCAATTAGGCAAATGGCCGAATTTCAAATTGAAGTTCTTTTAAACGGAATTCAAGTTAAAAATAAAACTATAAAAAATTAG
- a CDS encoding TonB-dependent receptor — protein sequence MKIIIELFAFFLIFIFRSYSCAETKSIQVIVIDSETNFRVHHATVKIVELEKTYTCNDSGEVEIPILNYGNYTFAVNHISYEENVSQILINEKVNNRIAFYLIPKTIQLDPVVISDYKSYSTFDDLNEIMNVLKGKNLQRQMGLTLASTLKNEAGLSMRSMGPAPSRPVIRGLGSNRVVISEDGIKTVDLSATSPDHAVTIDPFSVDRIEVLRGPKVLTQTSTTIGGVVNTIRNEIPTTLHDDLIGSIGGYSETVNNGYLGSAMLEYPISDFALRGEVSKRKTEDLNTPVGKLINSDSENLVYSFAGSYFTNFGIMGLSFRDFELDYGVPGGFIGAHPKGVNIDISKNQINFLSKINFSNDFINDLEISISKIYYRHKEFEASGTIGSEFELNNYLGKAEIKHKNYGVISNGILGTEFEYEDFNIGGFVFTPPSTSTNLSTYYFEYIDLNRIKLELGGRYEFNKITPQKENSNSKIGNIRERIFNTYSLSFSFLYEISNIVYVGTNLSKSSRTPTIEELFSQGPHLAAYSYEVGNPDLMDESGFGSEIFIYHNFENLYFNLTFFRNSLNNYIIPRNSGEINYATFLPIYQTTGVEAELWGFENRIDWNICDCLKLSNTISYTNGKIKNEGYLPQIPPMKGLLEITYKMHDWSLGLLNEWALKQDKVDEFEEPTMGYFIQNFFFQYSFTTEKFVHNLSLNADNIFNQEYRNHLSRVKSILPEAGRNFRFLYKLYFHL from the coding sequence ATGAAGATTATAATTGAACTGTTCGCATTTTTTTTAATATTCATTTTTCGATCTTATAGTTGTGCAGAAACTAAGAGCATTCAGGTTATCGTAATTGATTCAGAAACAAATTTTAGGGTTCATCACGCAACTGTTAAGATAGTTGAGTTAGAAAAAACCTATACTTGCAATGATTCAGGTGAAGTTGAAATCCCCATATTAAATTATGGTAATTATACTTTTGCTGTTAATCATATAAGTTATGAGGAAAATGTTTCCCAAATTTTAATTAATGAAAAAGTAAATAATAGAATTGCATTCTATCTTATTCCTAAAACAATTCAACTCGATCCCGTAGTTATTTCGGATTATAAATCTTATTCAACATTTGATGATTTAAATGAGATTATGAATGTTTTAAAAGGTAAAAATCTCCAGAGGCAAATGGGGTTAACATTAGCATCAACTTTAAAAAATGAAGCTGGTCTCTCAATGCGATCAATGGGACCAGCTCCATCAAGACCTGTAATTAGAGGGTTAGGATCAAATCGTGTTGTTATTAGCGAAGATGGAATTAAAACTGTTGACCTTTCAGCTACATCACCGGATCATGCTGTTACAATTGATCCTTTTTCTGTAGATAGAATTGAAGTCTTGCGTGGACCAAAAGTTTTAACACAGACATCAACAACAATCGGCGGCGTAGTAAACACAATTAGAAATGAAATTCCAACAACATTGCATGATGATTTAATTGGCTCAATTGGAGGATATTCTGAGACTGTAAATAATGGCTATTTAGGTTCCGCGATGTTGGAATATCCAATTTCAGATTTCGCTTTAAGAGGTGAAGTTAGTAAAAGGAAAACTGAAGATCTTAATACTCCTGTAGGAAAATTAATTAATTCTGATTCGGAAAATTTAGTTTACAGCTTTGCCGGAAGTTACTTCACCAATTTTGGCATTATGGGCCTATCTTTCAGAGATTTTGAATTGGACTATGGAGTTCCCGGCGGTTTCATAGGTGCACATCCTAAAGGTGTTAATATTGACATCTCAAAGAATCAAATAAATTTTTTAAGTAAAATTAATTTTAGCAATGATTTTATTAATGATTTGGAAATTAGCATTAGCAAAATTTATTATCGTCATAAAGAATTTGAAGCAAGCGGCACTATTGGTTCGGAATTTGAATTAAACAATTATTTAGGTAAAGCAGAAATTAAACATAAAAATTACGGCGTAATTTCTAATGGAATTTTAGGAACTGAATTTGAATATGAAGATTTCAATATTGGAGGATTTGTATTTACACCTCCTTCAACTTCAACAAATTTGTCGACTTATTATTTTGAGTATATTGACTTGAACAGAATAAAATTAGAATTAGGCGGAAGATATGAATTCAATAAAATTACTCCTCAAAAGGAAAATTCAAATTCAAAAATAGGAAATATTAGAGAAAGAATTTTTAACACTTATTCTTTGTCATTTTCATTTTTATACGAAATTTCCAATATTGTTTACGTTGGAACAAATTTAAGCAAATCGTCAAGAACTCCAACTATAGAAGAACTGTTTTCTCAAGGTCCGCATTTGGCTGCTTACTCTTACGAAGTTGGAAATCCGGATTTAATGGATGAAAGCGGATTTGGCTCAGAAATTTTCATTTATCACAATTTTGAGAATTTATATTTTAATCTTACTTTTTTCAGAAATAGTTTGAATAATTACATAATTCCAAGAAATTCCGGCGAAATTAATTATGCAACTTTCCTTCCAATTTATCAAACTACTGGAGTAGAAGCAGAACTATGGGGATTTGAAAATAGAATTGATTGGAATATTTGTGATTGCTTAAAATTATCTAATACAATTAGTTATACTAACGGAAAAATTAAAAATGAGGGATATTTGCCTCAAATTCCGCCAATGAAAGGACTGCTTGAAATAACATATAAAATGCATGATTGGAGTTTGGGTTTGCTCAATGAATGGGCATTAAAACAAGATAAAGTTGATGAATTTGAAGAACCTACAATGGGATATTTTATTCAAAATTTCTTTTTTCAATATTCATTTACTACTGAAAAGTTTGTTCATAATTTATCATTAAACGCGGATAATATCTTTAATCAAGAATACAGAAATCACCTCTCAAGAGTTAAATCAATTCTACCCGAAGCAGGAAGAAATTTTAGATTTCTTTACAAATTATATTTTCATTTGTGA
- a CDS encoding efflux RND transporter permease subunit, with the protein MKISDLSINRPIMMTMFLLVTILFGIIAYFNLKLDLMPDVDIPYVTVQTVYPGAGPQEIETQVTKKIEDAVSSVSQIKSITSYSLEGASIVVIEFELNKNIDIANQEVKDNIDGILSNLPTDIKKPIIKKIDFGAQPVIDIVLSGNKSPIELYEIAEKKLKDRFSQIKGVGNVNIVGGQQREIRVELDNRVVYQNVISLPQLNQMLTAENIDIPGGQIQKESQEYSSRVKGKFNSIDEMKKLQIQTLFGPKELGKIANVKDDGKEVRIRSTYINNITKQKDENVVFLSLIKASDGNTVDLAKSVYELLPQLKQELPKGINLEVITDKSKFIQASVDDTLGNIAMGIVLTALVLLFFLHDLRSTIIVALSMPFSIISTFLLMELSGFSINVMSLMGLSTSIGTLVANSIVVLENIFRHKDLGHSRKEAAAKGTSEVFVAVIASTMTNIVVFVPIANMSSLIGQFFREFALTVTYATIFSIIVSFTLTPMLAALILPERDTKKHKIGEWLEKMFKSWENTYKKMLAVVIKNRVNSAITIAVSIVLFFFSLFIASKLSFEFMPSLDEGMINVQVELPQGYNLEETANLLTETEKRITSHKEVKHVLTQIGKISDLDQGTNIALMKIELVPAEQRSISTKEMVNNYMQELSTIPNALFRITSVQSAGSSGESPISFFLKGFDNSKLEEIKQDLFVRLKNIPGLINLNTSSRSGKPEITLIPDREKLASAGLTVYDLAMTLRASMEGLTTTKYSENGEEYDIRVTLKDESVDSPEKIGNLTVVSRLGKFKMNQLAAVNFTEGYSRILHRDKAKTIQFTGDVAAGFALGDITNSIKAEIENTKMPNGYTVKWSGAAEMMGQAMLDMGFAFMLAFILTFMLLAAILESISQPLMILGTIPLALIGVFAAMYITGINFSVMAMLSIVMLIGIVVNNAILILDYTNSIIKQGKSVKEALLEAAPTKLKPILMSTIAIILGMAPMALGIGSAGKEFRQPIGVVSAGGLFVSGILTMYVIPAIFELVHREKKSVKKVIEVNNEK; encoded by the coding sequence ATGAAAATTTCTGATTTATCTATAAATAGACCAATAATGATGACAATGTTTTTATTGGTCACAATTCTATTCGGTATTATTGCATACTTCAATCTTAAACTTGATTTAATGCCAGATGTTGATATCCCTTATGTAACAGTTCAAACGGTTTACCCTGGTGCTGGTCCGCAGGAAATTGAAACTCAAGTAACAAAGAAAATAGAGGATGCAGTTTCATCAGTAAGTCAAATTAAATCAATTACTTCTTATTCTTTGGAAGGCGCTTCTATTGTAGTTATTGAATTTGAGTTGAATAAAAATATCGATATAGCAAACCAAGAAGTTAAAGACAATATAGACGGTATTTTAAGCAATTTACCGACCGATATTAAAAAACCTATAATTAAAAAAATTGATTTCGGCGCACAGCCCGTTATTGATATTGTGCTCTCGGGAAATAAAAGTCCGATTGAATTATATGAAATTGCAGAAAAAAAATTGAAAGACAGATTCTCTCAAATTAAAGGAGTAGGCAACGTAAATATAGTCGGCGGTCAGCAGCGTGAAATTAGAGTAGAACTTGATAATAGGGTAGTTTATCAAAATGTAATTTCACTTCCCCAATTAAATCAAATGCTAACTGCTGAAAATATTGATATACCAGGCGGACAAATTCAAAAAGAATCTCAAGAATATTCTTCCAGAGTTAAAGGCAAATTTAATTCTATTGATGAAATGAAAAAGCTCCAAATTCAAACCTTGTTTGGTCCAAAAGAATTAGGAAAAATTGCTAACGTAAAAGACGATGGAAAAGAAGTCAGAATTAGAAGTACTTACATAAATAACATAACTAAACAAAAAGACGAAAATGTTGTTTTTCTATCTTTGATAAAAGCATCTGATGGAAATACAGTTGATCTTGCCAAATCAGTTTATGAATTGCTTCCGCAGCTAAAGCAGGAGCTGCCGAAAGGAATAAATTTAGAAGTAATTACTGATAAATCTAAATTTATTCAAGCTTCTGTTGACGATACACTTGGAAATATTGCAATGGGCATTGTGCTTACCGCTTTAGTACTTTTATTCTTTTTGCACGATCTTAGGTCAACCATTATCGTCGCGTTATCAATGCCGTTTTCAATCATTTCCACTTTTTTACTAATGGAGTTGTCAGGTTTTTCAATAAATGTAATGTCTCTTATGGGTTTGTCAACGTCAATTGGTACTTTAGTTGCAAACTCAATTGTTGTGCTTGAAAATATTTTCCGGCACAAGGATTTAGGGCATAGCAGAAAAGAAGCCGCCGCAAAGGGAACATCAGAGGTATTTGTTGCGGTAATTGCATCAACAATGACAAATATTGTAGTGTTTGTTCCAATCGCGAATATGTCGAGTTTAATCGGTCAATTTTTTAGAGAATTTGCTTTAACTGTAACATATGCTACAATTTTTTCAATAATTGTTTCATTTACGCTTACGCCAATGCTCGCAGCATTAATTTTGCCGGAAAGAGATACAAAGAAACATAAAATTGGTGAATGGCTGGAGAAAATGTTCAAGAGTTGGGAAAATACTTATAAAAAAATGCTTGCGGTTGTAATTAAAAATAGAGTAAACAGTGCGATAACAATTGCTGTTTCAATTGTTTTATTTTTCTTCAGTTTATTTATTGCATCTAAACTAAGTTTTGAGTTTATGCCTTCGCTTGATGAAGGAATGATTAATGTCCAAGTTGAATTGCCACAAGGATATAATCTTGAAGAAACAGCTAATTTATTAACCGAAACTGAGAAAAGAATTACATCACACAAAGAGGTAAAACATGTACTTACTCAAATTGGAAAAATTAGCGATTTGGATCAGGGAACAAATATTGCTTTAATGAAAATTGAATTGGTACCTGCTGAGCAACGAAGTATTTCTACAAAAGAAATGGTGAATAATTATATGCAGGAACTTTCCACAATTCCGAATGCATTATTTAGAATTACCTCCGTACAATCGGCAGGCAGCAGCGGTGAATCTCCAATCTCATTCTTCTTAAAAGGGTTCGATAATTCAAAACTTGAAGAAATAAAGCAAGATTTGTTTGTTAGATTAAAAAACATCCCGGGTTTAATTAATCTTAATACCAGCTCAAGATCCGGCAAGCCGGAAATAACGTTAATCCCAGATAGAGAAAAATTAGCAAGCGCGGGACTCACAGTTTACGATTTAGCAATGACATTACGCGCAAGTATGGAAGGATTAACTACAACAAAATATTCCGAAAACGGAGAAGAATATGATATCCGCGTTACGCTTAAAGATGAATCAGTAGATTCTCCAGAGAAAATTGGAAACTTAACAGTAGTATCAAGATTAGGCAAATTTAAAATGAATCAATTAGCGGCAGTGAATTTTACAGAAGGCTATAGCAGAATTTTACACAGAGATAAAGCTAAAACAATTCAATTTACAGGTGATGTTGCCGCCGGCTTTGCATTAGGTGATATAACAAATTCAATAAAAGCTGAAATTGAGAATACAAAAATGCCTAACGGTTATACCGTCAAATGGTCTGGTGCGGCTGAAATGATGGGTCAGGCAATGTTGGATATGGGTTTTGCATTCATGCTAGCATTTATTCTAACGTTTATGCTTTTGGCAGCAATACTTGAAAGTATAAGTCAGCCGTTAATGATTTTGGGAACAATTCCATTAGCTTTAATAGGAGTATTTGCGGCAATGTATATTACAGGAATTAACTTCAGTGTTATGGCAATGCTTTCAATCGTAATGCTGATAGGCATTGTTGTTAACAATGCAATCTTAATATTGGATTATACTAATTCTATAATTAAGCAGGGTAAATCTGTAAAAGAAGCATTGCTTGAAGCTGCACCTACTAAATTAAAACCTATTTTAATGTCAACGATTGCTATTATTCTTGGCATGGCTCCAATGGCTCTGGGAATTGGTTCTGCAGGCAAAGAATTCAGACAGCCGATTGGTGTTGTAAGCGCAGGCGGATTATTTGTATCCGGAATATTAACAATGTATGTAATTCCAGCTATTTTTGAATTGGTACATAGAGAAAAGAAAAGCGTTAAGAAAGTTATTGAGGTAAATAATGAAAAGTAA
- a CDS encoding TolC family protein, giving the protein MKSKLVILLILVFSVKISSQTYDINSFLELVKKNNKDIQIALKDLDIAETQDAQARSNAYPQISAKAGYNRNLKDAFLFVDFGSLMGESTGAPQKFKINYKNEFSAQAVISQQVFNFSVFNAIKAAEQYQKLTDYIFDATQQGIINGSKKAFYQTLLLKKVLDVNNEASKNAEENYSNMKKKFDSGLASEFELLQAEVRYQNYLPLVSQSERNYNLALNSLKLLAGLKPQENFEIAGELEKIDEKPQMMELNEVLAKRPDYNALLWEKNLRETNVDVEFSGHLPSLYASLAYQYSSQSDYFKFERENNYIIAGLTLNIPIFTGWNTSAKVQKAKIEAEQSDLKLSKTENEIYIQIKNLDLKLKEAENRILSAETTFKIAKKAFDIAKISSENGLATQLELKDASVGYDQAQLNYFAAIYEYLEAYFDWELAVGIAK; this is encoded by the coding sequence ATGAAAAGTAAATTAGTGATTTTATTAATTTTGGTTTTTTCAGTAAAAATTAGTTCCCAGACTTACGATATAAATTCATTTCTGGAATTAGTTAAAAAAAACAATAAAGATATTCAAATTGCCTTAAAAGATTTGGATATTGCGGAAACGCAAGACGCGCAAGCCCGATCTAACGCATATCCTCAAATTTCGGCAAAAGCAGGATATAATAGAAATTTGAAAGACGCGTTTTTGTTTGTTGATTTCGGTTCTCTTATGGGTGAATCAACCGGTGCACCGCAGAAATTTAAAATTAATTATAAAAATGAATTCAGCGCTCAAGCAGTAATTTCTCAGCAGGTTTTCAATTTTTCTGTGTTTAATGCAATTAAAGCAGCTGAGCAATATCAGAAATTGACAGATTATATTTTTGACGCAACTCAGCAGGGAATTATTAACGGAAGCAAAAAAGCCTTTTATCAAACTTTACTGCTTAAAAAAGTATTGGATGTAAATAATGAAGCATCAAAAAATGCCGAAGAAAATTATTCGAATATGAAAAAGAAGTTTGACTCAGGATTAGCTTCGGAATTTGAATTACTTCAAGCAGAAGTAAGATATCAAAATTATCTTCCTTTGGTTTCACAGTCGGAACGAAATTATAACTTGGCATTAAATAGTCTAAAACTTTTGGCAGGATTAAAACCGCAAGAAAATTTTGAAATCGCGGGTGAATTAGAAAAAATTGATGAGAAACCGCAAATGATGGAACTTAATGAAGTGCTTGCAAAAAGACCAGATTACAATGCACTTTTATGGGAAAAGAATTTGCGTGAAACAAATGTTGACGTTGAGTTTTCCGGACATTTACCTTCATTGTATGCGAGTCTTGCATATCAATATTCATCACAATCAGATTATTTCAAGTTTGAAAGAGAAAATAATTATATAATAGCGGGTTTAACTTTAAATATTCCAATTTTTACGGGATGGAATACGAGTGCTAAAGTTCAAAAAGCAAAAATTGAAGCTGAGCAGTCAGACTTAAAACTATCAAAGACAGAAAATGAAATTTATATCCAAATAAAAAATTTGGATTTAAAATTAAAAGAAGCTGAGAATAGAATTCTTTCAGCCGAAACAACATTTAAAATTGCTAAGAAAGCTTTCGATATTGCGAAAATTAGTTCAGAGAATGGACTGGCGACTCAATTGGAATTAAAAGACGCGAGCGTTGGATATGACCAAGCCCAGTTAAATTATTTTGCTGCAATTTATGAATATCTTGAAGCATATTTTGATTGGGAACTTGCGGTAGGAATCGCTAAATAA
- a CDS encoding efflux RND transporter periplasmic adaptor subunit, which translates to MKKFIFVFMGFILALNIFSGCASDKKEAKNMQQIYKDEGTPVKVKVAVKSNFKKELTYNAVLSGIEESSASAMIGGRVEKVLVKVGDFVKKDQVLVTFPEDAPSTQYYQSKAAYENSLSTYERYKTLFEAGGVSAQNLDNVKTQYEVNKANWETISKMVNVLSPISGFVTKVSVTNTEDVRKEAVLVTVADLRKIKASIQVSEEEINDVQKGGKAIAEWQNHKIDGIITQVDMAMDPITQSFNADIVFENPNAVVKAGVTADITIISNSLGYESITLQRKDLVKKGNDFYVFVYQNEKAVMKKVELGKSSDVNVEILSGINEGDKIITEGQSFIDNNSKVKIID; encoded by the coding sequence ATGAAAAAATTTATTTTCGTGTTTATGGGATTTATTCTTGCGCTAAATATTTTTTCCGGTTGCGCTTCGGATAAAAAAGAAGCAAAAAATATGCAGCAGATTTATAAGGATGAAGGAACTCCGGTTAAAGTAAAAGTAGCCGTAAAATCGAATTTTAAAAAAGAATTGACTTATAACGCAGTACTTTCGGGAATAGAAGAATCTTCGGCAAGCGCAATGATTGGAGGGCGAGTTGAAAAAGTTTTGGTTAAAGTTGGTGATTTTGTTAAAAAAGACCAAGTTCTCGTTACTTTTCCCGAAGATGCGCCAAGTACTCAATATTATCAGTCAAAAGCCGCTTACGAAAATTCACTTAGCACATATGAAAGATACAAAACTCTTTTTGAAGCCGGCGGAGTTTCCGCACAAAATTTGGATAATGTAAAAACTCAGTATGAAGTTAATAAAGCAAATTGGGAAACCATAAGCAAAATGGTAAATGTTCTTTCGCCAATAAGCGGATTTGTTACAAAAGTTTCTGTTACCAATACTGAAGATGTAAGAAAAGAAGCCGTACTTGTTACAGTTGCCGATCTGAGAAAAATTAAAGCAAGTATCCAGGTTTCGGAAGAAGAAATTAATGATGTTCAAAAAGGCGGAAAAGCAATAGCAGAATGGCAGAATCATAAAATAGACGGAATTATTACCCAAGTAGATATGGCAATGGATCCAATTACACAATCATTTAACGCTGATATTGTATTTGAAAATCCCAACGCGGTGGTTAAAGCAGGCGTCACAGCTGATATAACAATTATTAGCAATAGTCTTGGCTATGAATCAATTACACTTCAAAGAAAAGATTTGGTAAAGAAAGGTAATGATTTTTATGTTTTTGTTTATCAAAATGAAAAAGCGGTAATGAAGAAAGTTGAATTGGGTAAATCAAGCGATGTAAATGTTGAAATACTTTCGGGAATTAATGAAGGCGATAAAATCATTACCGAAGGCCAATCATTTATAGATAATAATTCAAAAGTAAAGATTATAGATTAG